The Clostridia bacterium DNA segment CCCGCGAGCGCGTAGGCGTACGGCTTCGAACCGCCCGTCGCCGACAGCGTGGCCGAATAACTTGCGTTGGCCGTGGCCGCCCCAAGGGCGCCACCGGTGAGCTTCAGTTTCTGAACAACCGTAAGCTTGAAGTTTTTGCTCTGGGACCGCGTCGACGAGTCCACCACTTCCACACCAACCTGGAAGGTCCCAGTCTGCTCAGGAATTCCTTCAAACACTCCCCGCGAGGAGTCGAACGAGACGCCCGACGGCAGAGCCGAATTCTTATTTAGCCGCCAGCTATACGGTGGGGCGCCCCCCGCTGCTTGCAGTGCGGCGGCGTACGTGGTCAGTTGAGTGCCGCTTGGCAGGGTTGACGTCGCAATAACCGGCGTGGAGGACTTGGAGTTCGACGCGGCTTCCGCGACTGTGCCGCCGCAACCTGTAAGAGCAAGAGCCAGCACTATTGCCAAGACGATGATTCTGCGTTGATACGTAAGCACCATGGCGCCACCTCAACTTCGATGTCGCATCAACGCTAGCCTTCGTTGCTGCTTGAATCTACTGGGCTTAGGTGCAAAAAAGGTACAGTTGGTGGACCTGTTCCAAACCTGTCCCTCGGACCAATTAACGAACTTGATTCCCGCTACAAGGGAGAAGAACTCTGGTACCGAAGTGCAACTTTTTGCACTATCCGCGCGACGCGAGGGCTTAGTTCGAAAAAACTCCTTTAAGTCCCTAATTATCTGTTAGTTACAACGAAGATACGTCTCTCGATTTTGGCTTTCAACGTGCAACTTCGTGTGCGTAGCGACGACTTGCTAAAGATTTCGCAGGAGTGTGCTTGCCCTCTGATGCTCAAATCCGCGCCGAGGCACCGCCCACCTCGGCGCTCGAGTCCGCCGTTGGGAAATCGGTTTGGTCGTATTGGCCCATCGCGCTGCTGGCCGCAGTCGTGGCAGCCCTGTATGGCTCGGTTTTGCCTGGCTTAGTAAAGCAGTGGTACGCGGACCCCGAATACTCCCACGGATTTTTGGTGCCGGTCGTCAGTGCGTATGCGCTGTGGACGATGCGCGAAAGGCTTAGAACTCTTCGGCCAAAACCGGCAGTCTCGTTCGGCGGGGTCGCATTAATAGCCAGCTTGATGCTGCTTTTCCTCGGAAGCCTCGGTGCCGAGCTTTTCCTTACCCGCGTTTCGCTACTGGCTACGATTACGGCCCTGGTGCTCTACTTTGGCGGTTGGACGCTGTTGCAAGCTATCGCCTTCCCGCTCGGATTCCTTCTCCTGGCGATTCCTTTGCCCGCCATCCTCTACAACCAGATTGTGTTTCCGCTGCAACTCCTGGCTTCGCAGCTTGCAACCGGTTGCCTGGATACCGCGCACGTCGTGCCCATCCTGCGCGAAGGCAATGTCCTCATCCTGCCCAACACGACTTTAGAAGTGGTGGAAGCCTGTAGCGGCATTCGTTCACTCATGTCGCTCATTACGCTTGCGGTCGCCTATGGCTTTTTAACCGAGAAGAGCATTGCAATCCGGTGGCTGCTCGCCCTCGGCATGGTGCCGGTCGCAATTTTCACCAACAGCGTGCGGGTGATGAGCACGGCGACCATCACGTATTACTGGGGAGTAGAGGCAGCGGAAGGATTTACTCACACGTTTTCGGGACTGGCGATCTTCATCGCCGCGACGTTTCTCATGATCGGACTTCATGCAGCACTCCGAAAAACCTGGAAAACATTGCATTGGGAGCGCGCATGAAACCTAATGCAAAGTACTGGCTCGTTCTCGTCATCCTCGTAGCTGCCACGTTGGGATTGAATGCGCTGTCACATGGCGAGCCTGCGCTGCCCCTGCACCCCATCAGTTCCATTCCGCTGCAATTCGGCGCATGGGTGGGACAGCAGAGAGAGCTGGAAGATCGCTTCGTGCAGGCGCTTGGCGTGGACGACTACCTCTACCGGACTTATCAGCGTGGGAACGAAATTCCGGTCGGCCTGTACATAGGGTTCTACGCGACCCAGCGGACCGGTTCCACGATCCATTCACCAAAGAACTGTTTGCCCGGCGCGGGCTGGCAAGCCATCCATGCGGACACGATTCCGCTTAAGCGCCCGGACGGCTCCTCGGCGGTTGCAAATCTCTACATCGTGCAGAAGGGCTTGCAGAAACAGCTCGTCGTCTACTGGTATCAATCGCACGGCCGTATCGTTGCGAATGAATACTGGGGAAAAATCTACCTCGTCGTTGACGCCATCCAGTTGAACCGCACCGACGCGGCGCTGGTGCGCGTTGTAACGCCATTCGAGGGAAGCGACCAGGATGCGCGTGTGCGCGCCGCGGAGTTCGCTCAAGAAATCATCGGCTATGTTGACGCGGCTGTCCCGCGATAGCTCCAGGAGAACCAGAATGCGTGCTCGGATCGTCACACTCGTCTCGTGCTTTATCGTCCTTCTCTGCGTCACCGGATGCTCCCGTGATCCGGAAAAAGCCAAGCGCCGCTACCTCGAGAGTGGCCAGCGCTATATGCAGCAGCAGAAGTACTCCGAAGCGCAGATCCAATTTAAGAATGCGCTGAAGAAGGATCCGAAGTTCGTCGAAGCGTACTTCAAGCTCGCGACCGCGCAGATCGCTCTCAAGCAGTGGTCCGATGCTTACGTCACTCTCCAGCAGGCTTTAGCTCTCGATGCATCTCGCGACGACATTCGTATCGAGTTGGCAAAGCTCTATGCAGGCGCCGGGTCTTTCCATGACGCCGAGGAGCAGGCGAACACCGTGATCGAGCACGACCCGAAAAATGCCGGAGCTTATCAGGTCCTGGGCTCGGCGCTCGTCGCGCAGCAGAAACCGGCTCTTGCGCTGGCGGCCTTCAAGAAGTGCGTTGAACTCGCGCCGAACGATGCCGCTGGTTACATCAATGCCGGACTCACCTTCGTCACGTTGCGCCAGTTCGATCAGGCTGAGCAGTTTCTCCGCAAAAGCATCGAGGTCGATCCCTCTGCTCTTCAGGGCTACACCAACCTTTCCAACCTGTACCGGCTGACTCGTGACTACAACAAGGCCTCCGAAGTGCTCGCCGCCGGACTCCAGCACATTCCGAATAACCTCGATCTGCACGTCAGCCGTGCCGATATCCTTTGGGCGCAGCAGCGGCCCGACCTGGTGGCTCAGACTTTCGACCAGCTTCGAACCCGGCTCGGCGACAACGCCAAGGTCTCCCTCGCCATCGCCGATTTCTACGCCGTTCGCCAGGCACACGACAAGGCCATTGCCGAAATGCAGCACGGGCTATCTCTCGACAAGAACAATTCGGCATTCAAGAACCGGCTCGTCGAAGAGTACCTGGTCACCGGCAAGCAGGACGAAGCAATCAGGTTGAATTCCGAGGTGTTGAAGTCGAGTCCCAAGGATGTGCTCGGCCGCATCCATCAAGGC contains these protein-coding regions:
- a CDS encoding exosortase/archaeosortase family protein produces the protein MPSDAQIRAEAPPTSALESAVGKSVWSYWPIALLAAVVAALYGSVLPGLVKQWYADPEYSHGFLVPVVSAYALWTMRERLRTLRPKPAVSFGGVALIASLMLLFLGSLGAELFLTRVSLLATITALVLYFGGWTLLQAIAFPLGFLLLAIPLPAILYNQIVFPLQLLASQLATGCLDTAHVVPILREGNVLILPNTTLEVVEACSGIRSLMSLITLAVAYGFLTEKSIAIRWLLALGMVPVAIFTNSVRVMSTATITYYWGVEAAEGFTHTFSGLAIFIAATFLMIGLHAALRKTWKTLHWERA
- a CDS encoding EpsI family protein, coding for MKPNAKYWLVLVILVAATLGLNALSHGEPALPLHPISSIPLQFGAWVGQQRELEDRFVQALGVDDYLYRTYQRGNEIPVGLYIGFYATQRTGSTIHSPKNCLPGAGWQAIHADTIPLKRPDGSSAVANLYIVQKGLQKQLVVYWYQSHGRIVANEYWGKIYLVVDAIQLNRTDAALVRVVTPFEGSDQDARVRAAEFAQEIIGYVDAAVPR